One genomic window of Coregonus clupeaformis isolate EN_2021a chromosome 12, ASM2061545v1, whole genome shotgun sequence includes the following:
- the LOC121578712 gene encoding adenosine receptor A1-like, whose protein sequence is MFSSPGIKPREHVDMMYISIETAIALASVLGNVLVVLVVCVNRALRDTTFCFIVSLAVADIAVGALVIPLAIVISLGLKTQFYTCLFLSCLLLIITQGSILSLMAIAIDRYLRVKIPIKYSIIVTQNRAWVAVFLCWLLSALTGLVPMLGWHNEHSQGNLSTTSDDIIVCKFTTVMRMDYMVYFNFFGWVVVPLTIMIALYAEIFRVIRKQLNMRAEATCDTSKYLHKELKLAKSLALVVFLFALCWLPLHVMNCILFFCPECGMPKSAMYVGIFMSHVNSAVNPLVYAFRIQRFRATLVQIARRCMLCKQTETSPCPNQPSPPPLSEKTPVHP, encoded by the exons ATGTTTTCCTCTCCCGGTATCAAGCCACGGGAGCATGTGGACATGATGTACATCTCCATCGAGACAGCCATCGCCCTGGCCTCTGTGCTGGGCAACGTGCTGGTGGTGCTGGTGGTTTGTGTAAACCGCGCCCTGAGGGACACCACGTTCTGCTTTATCGTGTCTCTGGCGGTGGCCGATATTGCTGTGGGAGCCCTGGTCATCCCCCTGGCTATAGTGATCAGTCTGGGGCTGAAGACTCAGTTCTACACCTGCCTCttcctctcctgtctgctcctcatCATCACCCAAGGCTCCATCCTGTCTCTAATGGCCATCGCCATCGACCGCTACCTCCGGGTCAAGATTCCCATCAA GTACAGCATCATCGTGACCCAGAACAGGGCATGGGTGGCAGTGTTCCTGTGCTGGCTCCTCTCTGCCCTGACCGGGCTGGTGCCAATGTTGGGCTGGCACAACGAGCACAGTCAAGGTAACCTCAGCACCACCAGCGATGACATAATAGTTTGCAAGTTTACCACGGTCATGCGCATGGACTACATGGTCTACTTCAACTTCTTCGGCTGGGTGGTGGTTCCTCTGACCATCATGATTGCGCTGTATGCTGAGATCTTCAGGGTGATCCGGAAGCAGCTCAACATGCGTGCCGAGGCCACCTGCGACACAAGCAAGTACTTGCACAAGGAGCTAAAGCTAGCCAAGTCCCTGGCGCTAGTCGTCTTCTTATTCGCTCTGTGCTGGCTGCCCCTGCATGTCATGAACTGCATCCTCTTCTTCTGCCCGGAGTGTGGGATGCCCAAGAGCGCCATGTACGTGGGCATCTTTATGTCCCATGTCAACTCTGCCGTCAACCCGCTGGTCTATGCCTTCCGGATACAGCGGTTCCGCGCCACGCTAGTCCAAATTGCCCGCCGCTGCATGCTGTGCAAACAAACGGAGACCAGCCCCTGCCCCAACCAGCCCAGCCCGCCACCCCTGTCTGAGAAAACTCCAGTCCACCCGTAG